One part of the Hyphomicrobiales bacterium genome encodes these proteins:
- the mutS gene encoding DNA mismatch repair protein MutS: MDAAPAPTRADAKGSSLPDTVGATPVMAQYLEIKAANADSLLFFRMGDFYELFFNDAAIAAQTLGIALTNRGKHQGADIPMAGVPVHAADDYLQRLIAAGHKVAVCEQIEDPAEAKKRGSKAVVKRDVVRLVTPGTLTEDTLLPARASNWLVALAPDANGETVGLAWLDLSTGAFRLSEISSERVEAELARLAPAESLYPDTIDPDSPIQVALGRLGGALSPQPGAVFHGGQAGEKVAQAFGVASTDAFGELSRCELRAASALIGYVERTQKQAFASLQPPQRERADGTMAIDEATRSSLDLVRARSGENATTLLAAVDACVTSAGTRRLADQLSAPLTDLGAIGARHDAIGWFVDDPAVRADVRARLKGAPDISRSLSRVMLGRAGPRDLVAMGAALDQAGMVHDLLQGDLPSLVGQAKEGLAERPMALAGRLVDELSDSPPLLARDGGFVAKGVDADLDAARSLRDDARKVIAGLQATYSAQTQAKSLKIKHNGVLGYFIEVPTLQAAPLQEQAEMFFHRQTMANAMRFSTKELAELEAKIASAGARATALEVARFEELCEAIKEKRHSIQGVADALSQLDVAAGLAETAVRESLVRPQMRDDLSFQIEAGRHPVVEKVMRQDGKEHFVANDCALGAEGDDAGTVHLVTGPNMGGKSTFLRQNALIAILAQAGCYVPARSATLGLVDALFSRVGAADDLARGRSTFMVEMVETAAILHQASPRSLVILDEIGRGTATYDGLSIAWACVEHLHDESRCRALFATHYHELTVLSERLERVDNRTLKVKEWEGDVIFLHEVVPGAADRSYGLQVAKLAGLPAPVVARARSVLDHLETRQDSGEKANGDGGLFEGLPLFSAAKPVAATTAPTQEQIGAAAHAKLSALLAGHDPDQMTPRQALDFVYDLAKQLKDPA, encoded by the coding sequence ATGGATGCCGCCCCCGCCCCGACACGCGCCGACGCAAAAGGGTCGTCCCTGCCTGATACGGTGGGCGCAACGCCTGTCATGGCGCAGTATCTGGAGATCAAGGCCGCCAATGCCGACAGCCTGCTTTTCTTCCGAATGGGCGACTTTTATGAGCTGTTCTTCAACGACGCCGCCATAGCCGCGCAGACGCTCGGCATCGCGCTTACCAACCGTGGCAAGCATCAGGGTGCGGACATCCCGATGGCCGGCGTGCCGGTTCATGCAGCGGACGACTATCTGCAACGGCTGATAGCTGCCGGTCACAAGGTGGCCGTCTGCGAGCAGATCGAAGACCCAGCGGAAGCCAAAAAACGCGGCTCCAAAGCCGTGGTGAAGCGTGATGTGGTGCGCCTTGTCACGCCCGGCACGCTGACCGAGGACACGCTTTTGCCGGCGCGCGCCTCCAACTGGCTGGTTGCGCTGGCGCCGGACGCCAATGGCGAAACCGTCGGCCTTGCGTGGTTGGACCTTTCCACCGGTGCCTTTCGGCTCAGCGAGATATCAAGCGAGCGTGTCGAGGCAGAGCTGGCGAGGCTAGCACCGGCCGAATCGCTGTATCCCGACACGATTGATCCGGACAGCCCGATCCAAGTGGCGCTTGGTCGGTTGGGTGGCGCGCTCTCGCCGCAGCCCGGCGCGGTGTTCCATGGCGGACAGGCGGGCGAAAAAGTGGCGCAGGCGTTTGGTGTTGCCTCCACCGATGCGTTCGGTGAACTCTCCCGGTGCGAGTTACGCGCAGCCTCGGCCCTGATCGGCTATGTGGAGCGCACGCAAAAACAGGCCTTTGCAAGCTTGCAACCGCCGCAGCGCGAACGTGCAGACGGCACGATGGCTATCGATGAAGCGACGCGTTCTAGCCTTGACTTGGTGCGGGCTCGGTCGGGTGAAAATGCCACGACACTGCTTGCCGCGGTGGATGCGTGCGTGACCTCGGCTGGGACGCGGCGGTTGGCCGACCAGCTTTCTGCACCGCTTACCGATTTGGGCGCAATCGGCGCCCGCCACGATGCCATTGGTTGGTTCGTGGATGATCCAGCCGTCCGTGCCGATGTCCGCGCCAGGCTAAAAGGTGCGCCGGATATTTCTCGCTCGTTGTCGCGTGTGATGCTTGGGCGCGCCGGTCCACGCGACCTGGTGGCGATGGGTGCGGCGCTTGATCAGGCGGGCATGGTTCATGACCTGCTGCAAGGCGATCTCCCATCGCTCGTTGGCCAGGCGAAGGAGGGACTTGCTGAACGCCCTATGGCGCTGGCTGGTCGTTTGGTGGATGAGCTCTCCGACAGCCCGCCGCTGCTTGCCCGTGATGGCGGGTTTGTCGCCAAGGGTGTGGATGCCGACCTCGATGCGGCACGGTCCTTGCGCGATGATGCGCGCAAAGTGATTGCGGGCTTGCAGGCCACCTATAGCGCGCAGACGCAGGCCAAGTCGCTCAAAATCAAGCACAATGGCGTGCTTGGTTACTTCATCGAAGTGCCCACGCTACAAGCTGCTCCGCTGCAAGAGCAAGCGGAGATGTTCTTCCATCGCCAGACCATGGCCAATGCCATGCGCTTTTCCACCAAGGAACTGGCCGAACTGGAAGCGAAGATTGCCAGTGCCGGCGCGCGCGCCACGGCACTGGAAGTGGCGCGGTTCGAAGAGCTTTGCGAGGCAATCAAAGAGAAGCGACACAGTATTCAGGGCGTTGCCGATGCGCTTTCACAACTCGATGTGGCCGCAGGCCTTGCTGAAACAGCCGTCCGGGAGAGCCTGGTTCGCCCGCAGATGCGCGATGATTTGTCCTTCCAGATCGAAGCTGGGCGCCACCCGGTGGTTGAAAAAGTCATGCGTCAGGACGGCAAAGAGCACTTCGTCGCCAATGACTGCGCGCTAGGAGCCGAGGGCGATGATGCCGGTACGGTCCATCTGGTAACCGGTCCGAACATGGGCGGCAAATCAACATTTTTGCGACAAAACGCGCTGATTGCGATCCTCGCCCAAGCCGGATGCTATGTGCCCGCCAGATCAGCAACCCTTGGTCTTGTCGATGCGCTGTTCAGCCGTGTCGGCGCCGCCGACGATCTGGCACGCGGGCGATCAACCTTCATGGTCGAGATGGTGGAAACCGCTGCGATCCTTCATCAAGCAAGCCCCCGCTCGCTGGTAATCCTGGACGAGATCGGTCGCGGCACGGCCACCTATGACGGGCTCTCCATCGCCTGGGCCTGCGTTGAACATCTGCATGATGAAAGTCGCTGCCGGGCACTTTTTGCCACCCACTACCACGAGCTGACCGTGCTTTCCGAACGCTTGGAGCGTGTCGACAACCGCACGCTCAAGGTCAAGGAGTGGGAAGGCGATGTCATCTTTCTGCACGAAGTCGTGCCAGGAGCGGCCGATCGCTCCTACGGCCTTCAGGTGGCCAAGCTCGCCGGCCTTCCCGCGCCGGTGGTTGCGCGGGCACGCTCGGTTCTCGATCATCTTGAAACGCGCCAGGATAGCGGTGAAAAAGCCAATGGAGACGGCGGTCTGTTTGAAGGCCTTCCACTTTTTTCAGCCGCCAAGCCGGTAGCCGCGACGACAGCGCCAACCCAGGAGCAGATTGGTGCGGCGGCTCACGCCAAGCTTTCGGCACTTTTGGCAGGCCATGACCCTGACCAAATGACGCCACGCCAAGCGCTCGATTTCGTTTATGATCTGGCCAAACAGCTGAAAGATCCTGCCTAA
- a CDS encoding [protein-PII] uridylyltransferase has product MPKLVQRDDAPPLLDGEALYIEMRDAIESAGSYDDAHADLIPIVKAAVVNILQTAEALLLEDRGGLACAQRLSLAEDILIQTLYRVVTEYRYPLVNPSQGERIAVCAVGGYGRGTLGPQSDIDLLFLRPAKQTPWGEQVVESLLYFLWDCGFKVGHATRTVDECVKLAKTDMTIRTALLETRYILGDAPLFQTFQSAFQDQVVKGSAAEFVSAKLGERDARHKKQGSSRYVVEPNVKESKGGLRDLNTLFWIGKYVYQVDTEAELVTKGVFTRREYNAFVKGSDFLWATRCHIHFLMRRPDDRLSFDLQGDISQRLGYTDHPGMQPVERFMKHYFLVAKDVGDLTRILCARLEENEAKPTPILDRMLGPLRRRNVKTLPGNTDFLVDNFRLNVARETVFSEDPANLLRFFQLADKYGLALHPDATRLVTLSLKLVTPAMKNDPDANAIFLEILCSKNRPEATLRRMNETGFLGRFVPDFGKVVAMMQFNMYHHYTVDEHLLRTVGVLAQIESGHLKEEHPLSVVLLPTIQNRRALYVALFLHDIAKGRPQDHSIEGAKIARRLCPRFGLSASETELVAWLIEDHLVMSMTAQSRDLSDPTTIETFAARVQTLERLKLLLILTVCDIRAVGPGVWNGWKGQLLRTLYYETEIILTGGHSEAAREQRVTAAQAMLFEALPDWSEEEREAYAAMHYPPYWLRTDLDRKIAHAHLIKNADEAGEAFATLTAVHSFEGVTEIVLYTPDHPRLLSTIAAACVAAKSDIVGAQIHTTATGKALDTILIRQEFEQEADERRRADRIAATLESALKGDVHLPPMMAEKGKVKGRVKAFKVPPEVMIDNQGSERFTVIEAAGRDRPGLLHDLASALADLSLDTHSAHVATFGERVVDVFYVTDLMGQKVTRRAKLNAIKAKLEDVLGGTPAKPRPAALARRGRGNAAVPDPSEPAPSTPAPRPARRSKSKARS; this is encoded by the coding sequence ATGCCCAAGCTCGTCCAACGTGACGACGCCCCACCGCTTCTTGATGGCGAGGCGCTTTACATTGAGATGCGCGATGCGATCGAAAGCGCTGGCTCGTATGATGATGCCCATGCCGACCTGATCCCGATCGTCAAAGCGGCGGTGGTCAACATCCTGCAAACCGCCGAGGCACTTTTGCTGGAGGACCGCGGCGGCCTGGCCTGCGCCCAGCGCCTGTCGCTTGCCGAAGACATTCTGATCCAGACGCTCTATCGCGTTGTCACCGAGTATCGCTATCCGCTGGTGAACCCCTCGCAGGGCGAGCGCATCGCGGTTTGCGCCGTCGGCGGCTATGGCCGGGGAACGCTTGGCCCGCAATCGGACATCGATCTTCTTTTTCTGCGCCCCGCCAAACAGACCCCGTGGGGCGAACAGGTTGTCGAAAGCCTGCTCTATTTTCTCTGGGATTGCGGCTTCAAGGTGGGTCACGCCACGCGCACCGTGGATGAGTGCGTGAAGCTTGCCAAAACCGACATGACAATCCGCACCGCGCTTTTGGAAACGCGGTACATTCTTGGCGATGCGCCGCTGTTTCAAACATTCCAGAGCGCGTTTCAGGATCAGGTCGTCAAAGGCTCAGCGGCCGAATTCGTCTCGGCCAAGCTTGGCGAACGCGATGCCCGGCATAAAAAACAGGGGTCCTCACGCTATGTGGTCGAACCCAATGTGAAGGAATCCAAGGGCGGCCTGCGCGATCTCAACACGCTTTTTTGGATCGGCAAATATGTCTACCAGGTCGATACTGAGGCGGAGCTGGTCACCAAGGGTGTGTTCACGCGGCGCGAATACAACGCGTTCGTGAAGGGCAGCGACTTCCTGTGGGCAACACGCTGCCACATCCATTTTCTGATGCGTCGGCCCGACGACCGTTTGTCGTTCGACCTGCAAGGCGATATTTCCCAACGCCTTGGCTACACCGACCATCCCGGCATGCAGCCGGTCGAGCGATTCATGAAGCACTATTTTCTGGTTGCCAAGGATGTCGGCGATCTGACCCGCATTCTGTGCGCGCGTTTGGAGGAGAACGAAGCCAAACCGACGCCGATCCTAGATCGCATGCTCGGGCCGCTGCGCCGTCGCAATGTCAAAACGCTGCCGGGCAACACCGATTTTCTGGTCGATAACTTCCGCCTCAACGTGGCGCGCGAAACGGTGTTCTCCGAGGATCCGGCGAACCTGCTTCGTTTCTTTCAACTGGCCGACAAATATGGGTTGGCGCTTCATCCCGACGCCACGCGGCTGGTCACCCTGTCGCTGAAACTCGTCACACCGGCGATGAAGAATGATCCCGATGCGAACGCCATTTTCCTGGAGATTCTTTGTTCGAAGAACCGACCGGAGGCCACGCTTCGCCGCATGAACGAGACGGGCTTTTTGGGCAGATTTGTGCCGGATTTCGGCAAAGTCGTCGCGATGATGCAGTTCAATATGTACCACCATTACACGGTGGACGAGCATCTGCTGCGGACGGTCGGCGTGCTCGCTCAGATCGAGAGCGGGCACTTGAAAGAAGAGCACCCGCTATCGGTCGTGTTGCTCCCGACCATTCAGAACCGACGCGCCTTGTACGTCGCACTATTCCTGCACGATATCGCCAAGGGTCGGCCGCAGGATCATTCCATCGAGGGCGCCAAGATCGCCCGACGCCTCTGCCCACGTTTTGGCCTGTCAGCCAGTGAAACGGAGCTGGTCGCCTGGTTGATCGAAGATCACTTGGTGATGTCGATGACCGCCCAGTCGCGCGATCTGTCTGATCCAACCACCATCGAAACGTTCGCCGCGCGTGTGCAGACGTTGGAGCGACTCAAGCTGCTTCTTATCCTGACGGTTTGCGACATTCGCGCCGTCGGGCCAGGCGTTTGGAACGGTTGGAAGGGCCAGCTCCTGCGCACGCTTTACTATGAAACCGAGATCATTCTCACCGGCGGGCACTCCGAGGCCGCCCGCGAACAGCGTGTGACGGCGGCGCAGGCGATGCTGTTCGAAGCTCTGCCGGATTGGAGCGAGGAAGAGCGCGAGGCTTATGCTGCCATGCACTACCCGCCCTATTGGCTGCGCACTGATCTCGACCGCAAGATCGCCCACGCGCACCTGATCAAGAACGCCGATGAGGCCGGCGAGGCCTTTGCGACGCTGACGGCAGTGCACAGCTTCGAAGGCGTGACGGAAATCGTGCTTTATACGCCCGACCACCCAAGGCTGCTTTCCACGATTGCGGCGGCGTGTGTCGCGGCCAAATCCGACATTGTCGGCGCGCAAATCCACACAACCGCCACCGGTAAGGCGCTCGATACGATCCTGATCCGCCAAGAGTTCGAGCAGGAGGCCGATGAGCGCCGCCGCGCTGATCGTATCGCCGCGACGCTGGAAAGTGCGCTGAAAGGCGATGTGCATCTGCCGCCGATGATGGCTGAAAAAGGCAAGGTCAAAGGCCGCGTCAAAGCCTTCAAGGTGCCGCCGGAGGTAATGATCGACAATCAGGGCTCGGAGCGTTTCACCGTGATCGAGGCAGCTGGCCGCGATCGCCCGGGCCTGCTTCACGATCTAGCAAGTGCGCTGGCCGACCTCTCGCTCGACACGCATTCAGCCCATGTCGCAACCTTCGGGGAGCGCGTGGTCGACGTGTTCTATGTGACCGATCTCATGGGCCAAAAAGTAACGCGGCGGGCCAAATTGAACGCCATCAAAGCCAAGCTGGAAGACGTGCTTGGTGGAACGCCTGCCAAACCGCGGCCTGCGGCCCTTGCGCGTCGTGGTCGCGGCAATGCCGCTGTGCCGGACCCGTCTGAGCCAGCACCATCGACGCCTGCGCCGCGCCCGGCCCGGCGTTCGAAATCCAAAGCGCGCTCCTAA
- the murJ gene encoding murein biosynthesis integral membrane protein MurJ: MSLLRNFATVGGATLSSRVLGFVRDILMAAALGTGPVADAFVVAFRFPNLFRRLFAEGAFNSAFVPLFARTLEGEGREDAKAFAQEAMAGLLTVLALVTAVAMIAMPLLMLVLAPGFIGDPDKFDLTVFLTRITFPYLTLVSILALISGVLNGLGRFAAAAFAPTLLNVVLIGVLWALLEADLAGEAEAGMWLAIGVVIGGFAQLALVVGDLHRAGFLLKLVRPRWSERMKRLVSLGVPGVIAGGITQINIVVGTMIASLQAGAVSLLYYADRLYQLPLGVVGIAIGVVLLPELSRRLKAGDEAGVKVASARSLEFAMLLTLPAAVALAAIPVPLVSVLFERGAFGEEARIGTAAALQAFAIGLPSFVLIKVFSPAFFAREDTKTPMLVGGLSVAVNVACSLALFPFIGHVGIALATSLAGWVNALVLYYLIVKRGYWHIERALMVKVAILLGCAIAMGALLIGLAGLLETQLAITSPLLMRVSALAGLVLAGVLTFFGLAHVTGAAKLGEMKRMLTRKPMPDQGAS; encoded by the coding sequence GTGAGCCTGCTGCGCAACTTCGCAACCGTCGGCGGTGCGACGCTGTCGAGCCGCGTGCTTGGGTTTGTCCGTGATATACTGATGGCAGCCGCGTTGGGCACAGGGCCCGTGGCTGATGCCTTCGTGGTCGCGTTTCGGTTTCCCAACCTATTTCGCCGCCTGTTTGCCGAAGGCGCCTTCAACTCCGCCTTCGTGCCGCTGTTCGCGCGAACGCTTGAGGGCGAGGGGCGCGAGGACGCCAAAGCCTTTGCACAGGAGGCGATGGCCGGACTGTTGACCGTTCTCGCCCTGGTTACCGCGGTTGCGATGATCGCCATGCCGCTGCTGATGCTGGTCCTGGCGCCAGGTTTCATTGGCGACCCGGACAAGTTCGACCTAACGGTGTTTCTGACCCGGATCACTTTCCCCTATCTCACGCTGGTTTCGATCCTGGCGTTGATATCGGGCGTGTTGAACGGGCTTGGACGGTTCGCAGCGGCGGCTTTCGCGCCGACACTGCTCAATGTCGTTCTGATCGGCGTGCTCTGGGCGTTGCTGGAAGCCGATCTGGCAGGCGAGGCTGAGGCGGGTATGTGGCTGGCCATCGGCGTGGTCATTGGCGGCTTTGCCCAGCTGGCATTGGTTGTCGGCGATCTGCACCGCGCCGGATTTCTGCTCAAGCTGGTGCGGCCGCGCTGGTCAGAGCGGATGAAGCGGCTGGTTTCCTTAGGGGTGCCGGGGGTCATTGCCGGCGGCATCACGCAGATCAACATCGTTGTCGGCACCATGATCGCCTCGCTCCAAGCGGGCGCGGTTTCGCTGCTCTACTATGCCGACCGGCTCTATCAATTGCCGCTTGGCGTGGTCGGCATCGCCATCGGCGTCGTGCTACTGCCGGAACTGTCACGTCGATTGAAAGCCGGCGATGAAGCGGGTGTCAAAGTCGCAAGTGCCCGGTCGCTGGAGTTCGCCATGCTGCTGACGCTTCCGGCGGCTGTGGCGTTGGCCGCCATCCCGGTGCCGCTGGTGTCGGTGCTGTTCGAGCGTGGCGCCTTCGGCGAAGAGGCACGCATCGGCACGGCGGCGGCTTTGCAAGCTTTTGCCATTGGCCTGCCAAGCTTTGTCTTGATCAAGGTCTTCTCGCCGGCCTTTTTTGCCCGCGAAGACACCAAAACGCCAATGCTGGTCGGCGGCCTTTCGGTGGCGGTGAACGTTGCCTGTTCCCTGGCGCTGTTTCCGTTCATCGGCCATGTCGGCATCGCGTTGGCGACCAGCCTGGCCGGCTGGGTCAATGCGCTGGTGCTTTATTATCTCATTGTCAAACGCGGCTATTGGCACATCGAACGCGCCTTGATGGTCAAAGTCGCAATCCTGCTTGGGTGTGCGATCGCCATGGGCGCGCTGCTCATCGGACTTGCCGGGCTGCTTGAGACGCAGCTTGCCATCACCTCACCACTGCTGATGCGGGTTAGCGCGCTTGCTGGCTTGGT